TGGATTACGCCGGCCCGCTCCAGACCCTCTTGCGCGCGGCGCTGCCGGAGGGCTGGGCGGTGCTGCCCCCAATCAGATCACGCGGCGGAGTCATCGTGGTCATGAGCCTGGCGCTGTATCCCTACGTGTACTTGTTGGCCCGCCAGGCGTTTCTCACCCAGGGCCGACGCGCCATGGAAGCGGCGCAAGCGCTGGGACACGGGCGCTGGGCTGGCTTTTTCCGTCTCGCCGTGCCCATGGCGAGGCCGTGGATCGTGGGTGGACTCGGGTTGGTGGTGATGGAAACGCTCGCGGACTTCGGGACGGTCTCGGTCTTCAACTACGACACCTTTACCACGGCCATCTACAAAGCGTGGTTCGGACTCTTCTCACTCACCGCCGCGGCGCAACTGGCCTCGGTGTTGATCGTCATCGTCTTCGCGGTCCTGGCCCTGGAGCAGACCTGGCGCGGCCATGCCCGGTACGCAACCGGGGCAAAGCACGACCAGCCCGCCGAGCGAATTGCGCTCTCCGGAGCCGCGGCGTGGTTGGCGTGTGTCGCCTGCGCCGGTGTGCTTGCGCTGGCGTTCGCCTTCCCGGTCGCCCGGCTCGCGACCTGGGGCGTTGCGAGGATTGCCGAGGATCTCGACGGCCGCGCCATCGGGTTTCTGTGGCACTCGGCCTTCTTGGGCACGGTGGCCGCTGCCCTCACGTGCGCCTGCGCATTGGTCCTGACCTACGCAAAACGCCACGGCAACGGGCTCGTCGCGGTGGCGACGCGCGTCGCTACGCTCGGCTATGCCCTGCCCGGTTCGGTGCTGGCGGTCGGCATTTTCATCCCCCTGGCGTGGCTCGATCGGCAGGTCGCAGTGGAATTTCAGGCCGTCCACCAGGAGTTGGGCCTGGTCATCCTCGGAACGCCGCTGGCCATGATCCTCGCCTACGTGGCGAGATTCCTGGCCGCGGGCTTCGGCCCCATCGAAAGCGCCATGCACCGCGTGACGCCAAACCTGGAAGAGGCGGCTCGCGGGCTGGGGGTCGGCGGGCGCCGGTTGCTGCAACGAGTCCACCTCCCCATCATCCGGAGCGGCGTGCTCACCGCCGCCACGCTCGTGTTCGTGGACGTGATCAAGGAAATGCCGGCCACGCTGATGACCAGGCCGTTCGGGTGGGACACGCTCTCGGTGCGCATCTTCGAGCTGACCTCGGAAGGTCAGTGGGAACAGGCCGCGCTCCCCGCGCTGGCCTTGGTCTTGGCCGGGCTACTGCCGGTGATGCTGCTCACCAGGCACGGGGCTCAAGCCTCATCGGAGTGAGCGGGGTCTAGAGCTTAAGGGGCCGGGATAATCTGGTAGACTGTACCGTTCGCCGATAAGATATATAACTCGCCGTCCGCGCCTTCGCCGAACGAGAGAATACTTCCGAGGCTTCCGAAGGCCCATTCCCGCTGTTCCGTGGCGGCGCCGTTCGCGTAGCGAAAGCTGCGCACCCACCCGTCACAGTAGTCCGCGTAGAAATACGTTCCCTGTAGCGACGGGATGGCCGCGCCGCGGTAGACAAAGCCGCCCGTGATTGAACAGCCCTCGGCATGCCCGTACTCGATAACGGGAAGCGTGAGCCCGCTCTGATCGCAGCCGCTCGACGGCTCGTAGCAGTGAAATCCCTCCATGATGTCCCACCCGTAGTTCGCGCCCGCAGTGGTGGCAGACACCACGTTGACCTCTTCCCACGCGCTCTGTCCGACGTCCGCGATATACAGACGCCCAGCGGTCCGATCAAAGGCCCAGCGCCACGGGTTTCGCAGCCCGAGCGCCCAGATCTCCCCCCGCGCCCCTGGCGTCCCCACAAACGGATTGTCGGGAGGGATCGCATACGGATCCCCGGCATCCACGTCGAGGCGCAGCAGCTTGCCGAGCAGCGTGTTCGGGTTCTGACCATTCTCGTCCGGATCGCCCCCACCGCCCCCGTCTCCGGTTCCGATGTAGAGCTTGCCATCGGTCCCGAACGCGAGCATGCCGCCGTTGTGGTTCGTTTGCGTGGAGTGCGCAACGGACAGAATCAGGTGGGCTGATCCCTCATTCGCCAGGTTCGGATCCGCGCTCACCGTGTACCGCTCGACCGTGATGTCTCCGTTCGGAGCCGTGTAGTACACGTAAAAGAAGCCATTCGCCGCGTAGGATGGGTGAAAGGCCAGCCCCAGCAACCCGCGCTCCCCGCCGCTACTGATCTGACCGACCAGATCGAGAAACGAAGTGGGAAGCAGCGCGCCGTTTTCAACGATACGAATGCGGCCGGGTTGCTCGACGATGAACAGTCTCGGGTCGAACGCCGGAGCCGTCAGGAGTAGGGGGTTGGACAAGCCGGAGACAACGGGTTCGACCCGGAGGGCAATTGGCGACTGGGTACCAGTCCCCGAGTCGTTGGGACAGGCCGTGAGCAGAAGCGCAAGACCACACACGACGCAGAGCAGAGAGCCGGATCGGCGTGGCTGCATGTTAACGTAACTTTTAACAAGCGAGGACGACTAGGTCAAGCCGATGCACTAGTCACTGCTTGGAGGGTCGCAGTCACCTCAGCCCCTGCCGAATCAAACGCGCAGGGCCTTCGCGGATAACAAATGCACGCGGTCGCGGACCGTGTAAAGACTTTAAAAGAACGTACCGATCAAAATAAAGCGAAGGGGCACCGCCAACTAGGCGGGGCCCCTTCGGCAACTGACTCTGGTTGAGATAGGCTACTCTGCTTTGGCCTTCGCCGCCTCAGCCTTTTCCTTCTTCGCGCCCTTGCCCTTCTTCTCCGGCCCGGCCGTGGTGACCTTGGGCTTCATTTCGGTCAGCTCGATCACGGCCATGGCGGCGCCGTCGCCGAGGCGTCGGCGGGATTGGAGCACGCGGGTGTAGCCGCCGGCGCGGTTCGTGAAGCGCGGGCCGATGTCGGAGAACAAAGTGCGGACTACGGATTCTTTCTGGATGAAGGCCAGCGCGCGTCGCCGAGAGGCCAGGTCGCCGCGTTTGGCCAGCGTGATCATTTTGTCGGTGAACGACCGGATCTCCTTGGCTTTCGGAACCGTGGTTTCGATCCGCTCGTGCTCCAATAGCGAGGTCACCAGCGAGCGATACAGGGCGCGCCGATGGCCGCTGTTTCGGCCCAAGGCTCGGCCGGCTTTGCGATGGCGCATGTCAGGCCACCCCCTCGGGCTTGGCTTCGGTCTCCACTCTGATCTCGGCTTCGGTGCCCTCCGGCGGAATCAAGTCTTTGATGTTCATGCCGAAGGACAGCCCCATCTCGTGGAGCAGCTCCTTGATCTCGTTGAGCGACTTGCGGCCGAAGTTCTTGGTCTTGAGCATCTCATGTTCGGTCTTTTGCACGAGGTCCGCGATGGTCTTGATGTTCGCGTTCTTGAGGCAGTTGGCCGCCCGCACCGAGAGCTCCAGCTCGTTCACGCCGCGAAACAGGTTGCGGTTCAAGTCCTTGCGCGTCTCCTCGGTCACCGGGACGGCGACCGCGTCGCCCTCGTCGAAGTTGATGAAGATTTGCATGTGATCTTTGACGATCTTGGCCGCGTGCGCCAGCGCGTCTTCCGGCGTGATGCTGCCGTCGGTCCAGATTTCCATGACCAGGCGATCGTAGTCCGTGATCCGCCCGACGCGAGCGGGCTCGACCACGAAGTTCACGCGTTTGACCGGCGGGAAGATGGCGTCGATGGGGATGGTGCCGATCGGCATGCCTTCTTCTTTGTTGCGATCGGCCGGCACGTACCCGCGCCCGAGCTTGACGGTCAACTCGGCCTTCACGTTCGCGTCTTTGTCGAGCGTCGCGATGTGGATGTCCGGCGTGAGAATCTCCACGTCGGCGTCGTGCACGATGTCTTCCCCCGTCAGTTCGCCGGGCCCGCGTTTGTTGATCGTGACCACCTTCGGCTTGTCGCCGTGCAGTTTCACGCGCAGGCGCTTGAGGTTCAAGACGACGTCGGTAACGTCCTCTTTCACGCCGGGAATCGTGGCGAACTCGTGCAACACGCCCTCGATTTTGATCGAGGTGACGGCGGCCCCGACGATGGACGACAGCAGCACGCGCCGCAGGGCGTTGCCGATCGTGGTGCCGAACCCGCGCTCGAACGGCTCCGCGGTGAACTTGCCGTACGTGTCGGTCAAGCTCTCCTTGTCGCATTCCATTTTTCGCGGCGCCTGAAAATCACTCGTTCTGATCAATGTTGTCATAGCATCATCTCCACCCTAGCCTGCATTCGCCACCGCGTCCTGCGGCTCGATCTATCGCGAGTACAGCTCGACTACGAGCTGCTCGTTGACCGGCAGGGCGATCTCTTCCTTGGTCGGGAGCTCCTTGACTCGACCGGTACAGTGGGTCTTGTCCACCTCCAGCCACGATGGAACACCGCGCCCGTCCACGCCTTCGAGCGCCTTTTGGACCGGTAACATCGACCGCGACGACTCGTGGACCGACACGGTCGCACCCGGCACGACCAGAAACGAGGGAATGTCCACCTTCTTCCCGTTGACCTGAAAATGGCCGTGCCGGACCAACTGCCTGGCCTCCCGACGCGACGACGCGAATCCCAACCGATAGACCACGTTGTCCAACCGGCGCTCGAGCAAGACCAACAGGTTCTCGCCGGTAATACCCTTCATACGCTCCGCCCGGTGAAAATACCCGCGGAACTGGCGTTCCAGCAGCCCGTAGATCCGCTTGAGCTTTTGTTTCTCGCGGAGCTGGAGGCTGTACTCGGACGTCCGCATCCGACCCTGCCCGTGTTGACCCGGGGGGTAACTCCGACGGTCCACCGCGCACTTGTCCGAGTAACAGCGCGTTCCCTTGAGAAACAACTTCGTGCCCTCGCGACGGCACAGCCGGCACACCGGCCCTAAATATCGTCCCACTTGGTCTTCTCCTTAAACTCGGCGGCGTTTCGGCGGCCGACACCCATTATGCGGGATCGGCGTCACGTCCCGAATAAGATTGATCTTGAGGCCGGCCACCTGCAACGCCCGGATCGCGGATTCGCGACCCGATCCCGGCCCCTTGACGTACACGTCCACTTGCCGCATCCCGTGTTCCATGGCTTTTTTGGCGGCCGC
Above is a window of Nitrospirota bacterium DNA encoding:
- a CDS encoding iron ABC transporter permease is translated as MINPQDTVLTLHQRRPLDKWRLAAFAIAALVTFPLVVVLSSVFAPADEVWRHLATTVLSDLLINTVWLVAGVAAGTAVLGVGLAWLTAVCEFPGRRFFDWALMLPLAIPAYVTAFVAVALLDYAGPLQTLLRAALPEGWAVLPPIRSRGGVIVVMSLALYPYVYLLARQAFLTQGRRAMEAAQALGHGRWAGFFRLAVPMARPWIVGGLGLVVMETLADFGTVSVFNYDTFTTAIYKAWFGLFSLTAAAQLASVLIVIVFAVLALEQTWRGHARYATGAKHDQPAERIALSGAAAWLACVACAGVLALAFAFPVARLATWGVARIAEDLDGRAIGFLWHSAFLGTVAAALTCACALVLTYAKRHGNGLVAVATRVATLGYALPGSVLAVGIFIPLAWLDRQVAVEFQAVHQELGLVILGTPLAMILAYVARFLAAGFGPIESAMHRVTPNLEEAARGLGVGGRRLLQRVHLPIIRSGVLTAATLVFVDVIKEMPATLMTRPFGWDTLSVRIFELTSEGQWEQAALPALALVLAGLLPVMLLTRHGAQASSE
- a CDS encoding PQQ-dependent sugar dehydrogenase yields the protein MQPRRSGSLLCVVCGLALLLTACPNDSGTGTQSPIALRVEPVVSGLSNPLLLTAPAFDPRLFIVEQPGRIRIVENGALLPTSFLDLVGQISSGGERGLLGLAFHPSYAANGFFYVYYTAPNGDITVERYTVSADPNLANEGSAHLILSVAHSTQTNHNGGMLAFGTDGKLYIGTGDGGGGGDPDENGQNPNTLLGKLLRLDVDAGDPYAIPPDNPFVGTPGARGEIWALGLRNPWRWAFDRTAGRLYIADVGQSAWEEVNVVSATTAGANYGWDIMEGFHCYEPSSGCDQSGLTLPVIEYGHAEGCSITGGFVYRGAAIPSLQGTYFYADYCDGWVRSFRYANGAATEQREWAFGSLGSILSFGEGADGELYILSANGTVYQIIPAP
- the rplQ gene encoding 50S ribosomal protein L17 — its product is MRHRKAGRALGRNSGHRRALYRSLVTSLLEHERIETTVPKAKEIRSFTDKMITLAKRGDLASRRRALAFIQKESVVRTLFSDIGPRFTNRAGGYTRVLQSRRRLGDGAAMAVIELTEMKPKVTTAGPEKKGKGAKKEKAEAAKAKAE
- a CDS encoding DNA-directed RNA polymerase subunit alpha → MTTLIRTSDFQAPRKMECDKESLTDTYGKFTAEPFERGFGTTIGNALRRVLLSSIVGAAVTSIKIEGVLHEFATIPGVKEDVTDVVLNLKRLRVKLHGDKPKVVTINKRGPGELTGEDIVHDADVEILTPDIHIATLDKDANVKAELTVKLGRGYVPADRNKEEGMPIGTIPIDAIFPPVKRVNFVVEPARVGRITDYDRLVMEIWTDGSITPEDALAHAAKIVKDHMQIFINFDEGDAVAVPVTEETRKDLNRNLFRGVNELELSVRAANCLKNANIKTIADLVQKTEHEMLKTKNFGRKSLNEIKELLHEMGLSFGMNIKDLIPPEGTEAEIRVETEAKPEGVA
- the rpsD gene encoding 30S ribosomal protein S4, coding for MGRYLGPVCRLCRREGTKLFLKGTRCYSDKCAVDRRSYPPGQHGQGRMRTSEYSLQLREKQKLKRIYGLLERQFRGYFHRAERMKGITGENLLVLLERRLDNVVYRLGFASSRREARQLVRHGHFQVNGKKVDIPSFLVVPGATVSVHESSRSMLPVQKALEGVDGRGVPSWLEVDKTHCTGRVKELPTKEEIALPVNEQLVVELYSR